The following proteins are co-located in the Malus sylvestris chromosome 13, drMalSylv7.2, whole genome shotgun sequence genome:
- the LOC126597477 gene encoding uncharacterized protein LOC126597477: protein MENATVISGDKPTVMVTNDDGIEGPGLLALVQVLVSTHRYNVLVCAPDSEKSAVSHCITWRHPIAAKKVHIDGATAYAVSGSPADCASLGVSKTLFPTIPDLVISGINMGSNCGYHIVYSGTVAGAREAFFNGVPAISVSYDWVGGKSNINDFTIAAEACLPIINGVLVELRNKTYPQRYFLNVDLPCDVANHKGYKLTKQGKSIIKMGWRQVTSDSEGGKMLSTMVNSIASAEIATSTTPAENTYFAREVRGAQADEDDNDHRFLQEGYITVTPLGAISNAEIECQTYLKEWLPTVVERPSPSAL from the exons ATGGAAAACGCCACTGTCATCTCCGGCGACAAGCCCACCGTGATGGTGACCAACGACGACGGAATTGAAGGGCCAGGACTTCTCGCTCTCGTCCAAGTCCTCGTCTCCACCCATCGCTACAATGTTCTCGTCTGTGCCCCCGACTC GGAGAAGTCAGCAGTGAGTCACTGCATCACATGGCGCCATCCGATTGCTGCCAAGAAAGTGCATATCGATGGAGCAACAGCGTATGCTGTTTCTG GATCTCCAGCTGATTGTGCTTCTTTGGGTGTTTCCAAAACGCTTTTTCCGACAATTCCTGACCTG GTAATCAGTGGTATAAACATGGGCAGCAACTGCGGTTATCACAT TGTTTACTCTGGAACGGTGGCTGGTGCTCGCGAGGCCTTTTTCAACGGTGTGCCTGCAATATCTGTATCATATGATTG GGTTGGAGGTAAGAGCAATATTAATGATTTCACAATTGCTGCCGAGGCTTGCTTACCCATCATAAATGGAGTCCTGGTGGAATTAAGAAACAAAACCTATCCTCAAAGATATTTCTTGAATGTAGATCTGCCATGTGATGTTGCTAATCATAAG GGGTATAAGCTGACTAAGCAAGGTAAAAGCATAATAAAAATGGGGTGGAGGCAAGTTACTTCTGACTCGGAAGGCGGGAAAATGTTGTCAACAATGGTAAATTCGATTGCATCAGCTGAAATTGCTACATCAACCACACCAGCTGAAAATACTTATTTCGCGAGAGAA GTAAGGGGTGCCCAAGCTGATGAGGATGATAATGACCACCGCTTTCTTCAAGAAGGATAT ATTACTGTCACTCCTCTTGGTGCCATCTCTAATGCTGAGATAGAATGCCAGACCTACTTAAAAGAGTGGCTTCCAACCGTGGTTGAGCGCCCCTCTCCATCGGCTTTATAA